In the genome of Candoia aspera isolate rCanAsp1 chromosome 1, rCanAsp1.hap2, whole genome shotgun sequence, one region contains:
- the ZNF451 gene encoding E3 SUMO-protein ligase ZNF451 has product MECLLSSKEAENSSQQEESEDDIEFVGEGVLRPVLDCIDLSSEEEFENASDKNVKHKDHVDYQKEKVASTLDRLARHVEVEKQLKEEKNKAFKEKLDSQHAHGLQELEFIQGHSDTEAARLCVNQWLKMPGLKPGTVNSGRRTLPQKSHQTPSNSRSILCPIMHCNRKFDNGHLLLGHLKRFDHSPCDPTITLHGPPANVFACIVCSKRFLTCQQYSEHLLSKVGENDGHEKNYPPQHIQCFACPCCFLLFSIRDECLQHMSGKNHFSQAFKLSDKPGSPLPLPLPTYAKNLLISLCKEVPFQVQCTSCHQVLRSHIELTAHFRTRCRNAGPVAISKKCISQVAEILKAKGFCQSCDKLFANDDQITQHSCRKVAKIKFITTMEESVLLISHINEGNKSAPHLQKNESLLKSSPLKRHLKLNGDKNETVSKCKKDLQGNSQEVRAAPTVKTWVCQCDLAFLSEELVEKHIFSQNRICHKCGVCGKLAENASIIRLHMSRFHGGAHLTNFIFWCQTCNVALQKEDVFTHVTELHGGHNFYFEKDIAEDEPTISSDSQYGISLKQEDQTPSPVELPVQSQMEVAESPSHQWQCQMCEEIFNSEDSVKQHCKSLESHHFHRYSCGLCKMTFRKTETLRRHCQDRHSNVVQIKYFCGFCGDLFFDVEEEFLLHFRGLHSMDYLCVSETAGTSIKSHEIVEEGGLLNCGCHEKYICKKNRKVDYKKCQEALLEKGNLWFRCSSCSSTAQTYSDMMAHLTSHTSKKTDQELYVVRCGSCNKHFNNIAVAHQHFHDKHCFLQKPQLAFGPQAESNVFHFSAKRSCRDKEPDKLKLSVDVTSASSSDEKRLKLEDANKEQARKLHSEMFEQDDGDLPDLDYLCTMTHIVMMDLDNWGNLFNQLPATLNQGTFIWGFQGGHSNWKPPVNCKIFNYLNKIGCFFLHPRCGTRREAADFAICVHVGRLDEHLPKHIPFTILSGDKSFLELEDQLKLTQRATRILDPHKIDADMMCALLNSISDTAKENEEADTQAAMQQFLQETDSQNDTDNDVEFQEAIRRSLEEM; this is encoded by the exons GAAAAACTGGATTCTCAACATGCTCATGGACTGCAAGAGCTGGAATTTATCCAGGGGCATAGTGACACAGAAGCAGCAAGGTTGTGTGTGAACCAGTGGTTAAAAATGCCAG GTCTCAAGCCAGGCACTGTAAACTCAGGAAGGAGAACGTTACCCCAAAAATCACATCAAACCCCATCTAACAGCAGATCCATTTTATGTCCCATAATGCACTGCAATAGAAAGTTTGACAATGGGCATTTACTGCTAGGCCATCTTAAAAG GTTTGATCATTCTCCATGTGATCCAACAATTACTCTACATGGACCTCCAGCTAATGTGTTTGCCTGCATAGTCTGTAGCAAAAGATTTCTCACTTGTCAGCAATATAGTGAACATCTTTTGTCTAAG GTTGGTGAAAACGATGGCCATGAGAAAAATTACCCTCCTCAGCATATTCAGTGCTTTGCGTGTCCTTgctgtttccttctctttagcATAAGAGATGAATGTCTACAGCATATGTCtggaaaaaatcatttttctcAGGCTTTTAAGTTGAGTG ATAAACCAGGGAGCCCACTTCCTTTGCCTTTGCCAACCTATGCAAAGAACCTTCTAATCTCCTTATGCAAAGAAGTTCCATTCCAAGTGCAGTGCACATCCTGTCATCAGGTTTTGCGTTCCCACATAGAGCTAACGGCACACTTCAG AACCCGTTGTCGTAATGCTGGTCCTGTAGCTATTTCAAAGAAGTGCATCTCTCAagttgcagaaatactgaaagcCAAAGGTTTCTGTCAAAGTTGTGACAAGTTGTTTGCTAATGATGACCAAATTACTCAGCATAGTTGCAGAAAGGTTGCCAAGATTAAATTTATTACCACAATGGAAGAATCTGTTTTATTAATCAGTCACATCAACGAGGGGAATAAAAGTGCCCCTCACCTGCAAAAGAATGAAAGCCTTTTAAAATCTTCTCCTCTGAAGAGACATTTGAAATTGAATGGCGATAAGAATGAAACTGTTTCAAAATGCAAAAAGGATTTGCAAGGCAACAGCCAAGAGGTTCGCGCAGCTCCTACTGTCAAAACTTGGGTATGTCAGTGTGATCTGGCATTTCTTTCTGAAGAGTTGgtagaaaaacacattttttctcaaaacagaATCTGCCACAAATGTGGTGTATGTGGGAAACTTGCAGAAAATGCAAGCATTATCCGTTTGCACATGAGCCGTTTCCACGGAGGAGCACACTTGACTAACTTCATCTTCTGGTGCCAAACTTGCAATGTAGCCCTTCAGAAAGAAGATGTCTTTACCCATGTGACAGAACTTCATGGTGGACATAACTTCTATTTTGAGAAGGACATTGCTGAGGATGAGCCGACAATATCTTCTGATTCACAATATGGCATTTCACTTAAACAAGAAGACCAAACTCCAAGCCCTGTTGAACTTCCAGTCCAGAGTCAGATGGAGGTGGCTGAGAGTCCTTCTCACCAATGGCAGTGTCAGATGTGTGAGGAAATATTTAACTCGGAGGACAGTGTGAAACAACATTGCAAATCATTAGAGAGTCATCATTTTCACAGATACAGCTGTGGCTTGTGCAAAATGACTTTTCGGAAAACGGAAACACTACGGCGACACTGTCAGGATAGGCATAGCAATGTTGTGCAGATAAAATATTTCTGTGGATTTTGTGGTGACCTTTTCTTTGATGTTGAGGAGGAGTTTTTACTTCACTTCAGGGGCTTACATAGCATGGATTACCTGTGTGTGTCTGAGACAGCAGGAACCTCAATCAAAAGCCATGAAATAGTAGAAGAAGGTGGTCTTCTAAACTGTGGCTGTCATGAGAaatacatttgcaaaaaaaacagAAAGGTAGATTACAAGAAATGTCAAGAAGCCCTGCTGGAAAAAGGCAATCTGTGGTTTCGCTGCAGTTCATGTTCTTCTACAGCACAAACCTATTCCGACATGATGGCTCATCTCACAAGCCACACAAGCAAAAAAACTGATCAAGAGTTGTATGTAGTCAGGTGTGGTTCATGTAAcaaacattttaataacattGCAGTTGCCCATCAGCATTTCCATGATAAACATTGTTTTTTACAAAAACCTCAACTAGCTTTTGGACCACAAGCAGAAAGTAATGTCTTCCATTTCTCTGCCAAGAGGTCCTGCAGAGACAAGGAGCCTGATAAATTGAAGCTTTCTGTAGATGTAACTTCAGCAAGTTCTTCAGATGAAAAAAGGTTGAAGCTGGAAGATGCAAACAAAGAACAAGCTAGAAAGCTGCATTCTGAAATGTTTGAACAAG ATGATGGAGATCTTCCTGATCTTGATTACTTATGCACCATGACTCACATTGTAATGATGGATTTAGATAACTGGGGAAATCTTTTCAATCAATTGCCTGCAACCCTCAATCAAGGAACTTTTATTTGGGGCTTTCAGG GTGGACATAGCAATTGGAAACCCCCTGTGAATTGCAAGATCTTTAATTATCTTAACAAGATTGGGTGTTTCTTTCTTCATCCGCGCTGTGGTACAAGGAGAGAGGCAGCTGATTTTGCAATCTGTGTCCAT GTGGGCCGCCTGGATGAACATCTGCCAAAACATATTCCTTTCACCATTCTTTCTGGAGACAAAAGCTTTCTAGAATTGGAGGATCAGCTTAAGCTGACTCAGCGGGCAACCCGCATTCTAGATCCTCATAAGATTGATGCTGATATGATGTGTGCCTTATTAAACAGCATTTCAGATACAGCCAAAG AAAATGAAGAGGCTGATACTCAAGCGGCAATGCAACAGTTTTTGCAAGAAACAGATAGCCAAAATG ATACCGATAATGATGTTGAATTTCAAGAGGCAATTAGGCGAAGCCTTGAGGAAATGTGA